The Streptomyces sp. NBC_00306 sequence AGCGTGTGCGGCTGCGAGTACTGGCCCAGTGACGGCGGGTACGCCTCGTCGAGGTGGGGGAGCTTGTAGTCGAGCAGGTCGACGAGCTCGAACTCCGCGTCGTCGCGCTGTGCGGCGATGTCGTGCACCCAGCGGGCGACGGCCTCTCCGTTACGCCCCGGGCGGGTGCTGCCGAGAATGATGCCGATCTTGGTCATGGGTGTCCCTCGATAAATCTGTCGTGATCCGGACTCTGTGGTGATCCGGCCTACAGGTCCTTGCCTCGTCAAGTATCCACCTAGAACTTGCTTCGTCAAGCAAGTACTATCGAGATATGACCGACGCCGAGCAGCAGCCGCTGCGACCCCTGAGCACCGACGAGGAAGCGCTGCTGCGCGAGCTCGGTCGCGTGATGATCGTTCTGCCGCGCGTGATCGACGCCGACATGATGCGCGAGCAGCGCATCCCGGTCTCCGAGTACACGACCCTGATGCACCTCTCCGAGGCGCCGCACCGGCTGATGCGGATGAACGAGCTCGCCGCCGCGTGCAATCTCTCCCTCAGCGGGATGACCCGCGTGGTGACCCGCCTCGAGACCCAGGGTCTGGTCGCGCGGACCCGCTGCGACGAGGACGCCCGCGGCTGGAACGCCGTACTCACCGACGAAGGCCTCGCCCGGCTGGAACAGGCCTGGCCCGCCCATCTCGCGAGCGCCCGCCGTCATGTCTTCGACCACCTCGAAGGCGCCGATCTGGCCCGGCTCACCCAGGCACTGCGGCGCATCGCGACCTGACCCACCCGTGACGCGCGACGCGACCGCGAGAACCACGCGTCACACCATGCAGGGAGTACGACATGACCAGCCCTTCGACCGGCCGGACCGATGGGGGAGACCTCACGCTCGGCCTGGACACGTTCGGCGATGTGACCGATGACCGCGACGGCCGTCCGATGTCACACGCGCGGACCATCCGCCATCTCGTGGAGGAAGGCGTCCTCGCCGACCAGGTCGGCCTCGACCACTTCGGCATCGGCGAGCACCACACCGACACGATGCCCCTGTCGGCCGCCGACGTCGTCCTCGCCGCCATCGCGTCGCGGACCTCACGGATACGCCTCGGCTCGGCGGTGACGGTCATCAGCTCCGACGACCCCGTCCGCGTCTTCCAGCGGTACGCCACCCTCGACGCCGTGTCGAACGGCCGGGCCGAGCTCATCCTCGGCAGGGGATCGAGCACCGAGTCGTTCCCCCTCTTCGGCTACGAGCTCAGCGACTACGAGGAACTCTTCGAGGAGAAGGTGGGCCTGTTCGCCGAGCTCCTGAAGGAGAAGCCGGTCACCTGGTCGGGCAACACCCGCGCGTCCCTCGACGGTCTCCCGGTCTACCCGCACAGCGAGTCGGGGGCGATCCCGACCTGGATCGGTGTCGGCGGCAGCCCTCAGTCGGTGGTCCGCACCGCCCGCTACGGCTTCTCCCTCATGCTCGCGATCATCGGCGGCGAGACGGCCCGCTTCGCACCCTTCTCACAGCTGTTCCGGCAGGCGCTGGAACAGTTCGGTCAGCCACAGCGGCCGGTCGGTATCCATGCGCCCGGGCACGTCGCGGCCACCGACGAGCAGGCGATCGAGGAGTTCCTGCCCGCCCTGGAGGCCGCGATGCGCAGGGTGTCCCGCGAGCGCGGCTTCCGCACCCCCACCCGCGAGACTCTTCTGCGCGACGTTGGCCCCGGGGGCGCACTGCACGTCGGCTCGCCCGAGACCGTGGCCCGCAAGATCGTGAGGACGCTCACCGACCTGGACGCGACCCGTTTCGACCTGAAGTACGGCATGCACGGCATGGCGCACGACGCGGTGATGACCAATATCGAGCTGTTCGGGACCAAGGTGGCGCCCCTGGTACGGGAGATGATGGCCGACTGACGCCTGCGGCCCCGCTCGGGCTCCGCCTCACCACGTCACGGCAAGCCGGTCCAGTCCTCGCAGCAGGCTGGGCCGCCACGCCGGCGGGGCGGACGGGTCGGCGAGAGCGAGGTCCGGGAGGCCTTCGAGCAGGGTGCGCAGGGCGATCGCGGATTCCATGCGGGCCAGCGGAGCGCCGAGGCAGTGATGGATGCCGTGGCCGAACGACAGATGCGTACGCGTGGTGGCCGGGTCACGGTGGATGTCGAAGCGGTCCGGATCGGCGAACACCGCCGGGTCGCGATTGGCGGCGGCCAGGCTGAGCACGACGGGTTCGCCCTGGGGGACCGTGGTGCCCGCGATCGTCACGTCCGTGACCGGATAGCGGTAGGCCGCGGCGAGGGCAGGCGGCTCGTAGCGCATGGCCTCTTCCACGGTGCCTTCGAGGAGGGTCCAGTCCGCGCGCAGGGCGGCGAGCTGCGCCGGGTTGCGGAGCAGCAGGTTCACGGCGCTCGAGATCAGGTTGGCCGTGGTCTCATGGCCGGCCACCAGGAGCAGGAAGGCCATCCCGAGCAACTCCGGTGCCGTCAGGGGCTCTTCTTCCGCGCTGTCCGCGTGGGCGAGAGCGTGCAGCAGGTCGCCCCGAGCCGAGCCGGCCGTCTCGGTCTCCGTGGGGGACGGGAGGGCGCGCTTGGCCGCGATGAGGTCGGTGAGGTACGCCGTCATCGCCAGGCCGGCGGCCGACGCGGCCTCGTGGCTGGTGGCCGCGACGATCTCGGCGGACCAGGCACGGAAGGGGGCCCGGTCCTCGCCCGGTACGCCGAGCAGTTCGCAGATCACGGTCACCGGCAGCGGAAAGGCGTAGGCATCGACGAGATCGGCCTCTCCCGCCGGTGCCAGCGCGCCGACCAGGCCGTCGGCCATCTCCTGGACGCGCCCGCGCATCGCCTGGACGCGGTGCCGGGTGAACTCGCGTGCCACCAGCCGGCGTAGCCGGGTGTGGTCCGGCGGGTCGACCTGGAGCAGGTTCCGTCCGATCGCGTACCCGCCGTCGTGGGTCCAGGACGCCGAGTGCCGTACGTCGTTGCGCAGCCGCTCGTCGGCCAGCGCGGCCCGTACCGCTCGGGCGTCGGTCACCAGCCAGGCGGCCTCCTTCGACGGCAGCAGCACATGGTGGATGCCTCCCTGTGCGCGCAGTTCCGCGTAGCGGCTGTGCGGATCGGCGGTGAAGCGGTCCTGGTCGGGGACCAGTTCGACGAGTGTCACGGTGCCTGCCCTCCGGTGGCGTGGACGTGCGGCGGATGACGGCGGCAGCAGCCCCAGCAAGTGGGGACTGCTCCCCGCTTCCGGTTTCCGACCGTAGCAGAAAGTGGGGAGTGCTCCACGGTTCGGGTAGCGTGAGGGTGTGAGACAAGACGCGGAGCGCAACCGGCTACGGATCCTGGAAGCAGCGCGGGAGGTCTACGCGGAGCAGGGCGTGGAGGCCCCCCTCGACGTGATCGCCCGCCGGGCGGCCGTCGGCAACGCCACGCTCTACCGGCGGTTCCCGGACCGCGCCGCCCTGATCGAGGCGGTGTTCCACGACCTGCTGGCAGCGACGCGCGAAGCGGGCGAGCGTGCCCGCGAGGCCGAGGATCCGTGGGCGGGTCTGGTCGACTACGTGACGCACATCTTCACGGGACTCGCCGCCGACCGGGGCGTCACCGACCTGATGACCACGACGATCCCCGGAATCCCTTCGCTGGAGGGCCTGCACGCCCACAACGCCGAGACCTTCGGACTGCTCCTCGCCCGCTGCCGCGAGAACGGCACGGTCTGCGAGGACGTGACGGTCGAGGACCTGCTCTTCCTCCTCGCCGCCCTGGGCCGGGCGGTCCCGGCCGCCGAGGCGGCGTCGCCCGGTGCCTGGCGGCGTCCGCTGGCGATCCTCCTCAACGGGCTGCGGGCCACGGGCGCGTCCCTGCCCGGCCCCGTTCCGACCCCGGGCGGGCTGGAGCAGGCGCTGTCCCGACTGCACTGATCGCGCCCGCCGGCGGACGATGTGCCGGTGTCCCGCGGGCAGTGAACCCGCAGGCAGAAAAAGGGCTGCGAGCGAGCGTGGCGCTCTGGCTACGATCGGCCGC is a genomic window containing:
- a CDS encoding LLM class flavin-dependent oxidoreductase: MTSPSTGRTDGGDLTLGLDTFGDVTDDRDGRPMSHARTIRHLVEEGVLADQVGLDHFGIGEHHTDTMPLSAADVVLAAIASRTSRIRLGSAVTVISSDDPVRVFQRYATLDAVSNGRAELILGRGSSTESFPLFGYELSDYEELFEEKVGLFAELLKEKPVTWSGNTRASLDGLPVYPHSESGAIPTWIGVGGSPQSVVRTARYGFSLMLAIIGGETARFAPFSQLFRQALEQFGQPQRPVGIHAPGHVAATDEQAIEEFLPALEAAMRRVSRERGFRTPTRETLLRDVGPGGALHVGSPETVARKIVRTLTDLDATRFDLKYGMHGMAHDAVMTNIELFGTKVAPLVREMMAD
- a CDS encoding TetR/AcrR family transcriptional regulator; amino-acid sequence: MRQDAERNRLRILEAAREVYAEQGVEAPLDVIARRAAVGNATLYRRFPDRAALIEAVFHDLLAATREAGERAREAEDPWAGLVDYVTHIFTGLAADRGVTDLMTTTIPGIPSLEGLHAHNAETFGLLLARCRENGTVCEDVTVEDLLFLLAALGRAVPAAEAASPGAWRRPLAILLNGLRATGASLPGPVPTPGGLEQALSRLH
- a CDS encoding MarR family winged helix-turn-helix transcriptional regulator; translation: MTDAEQQPLRPLSTDEEALLRELGRVMIVLPRVIDADMMREQRIPVSEYTTLMHLSEAPHRLMRMNELAAACNLSLSGMTRVVTRLETQGLVARTRCDEDARGWNAVLTDEGLARLEQAWPAHLASARRHVFDHLEGADLARLTQALRRIAT
- a CDS encoding cytochrome P450 family protein is translated as MTLVELVPDQDRFTADPHSRYAELRAQGGIHHVLLPSKEAAWLVTDARAVRAALADERLRNDVRHSASWTHDGGYAIGRNLLQVDPPDHTRLRRLVAREFTRHRVQAMRGRVQEMADGLVGALAPAGEADLVDAYAFPLPVTVICELLGVPGEDRAPFRAWSAEIVAATSHEAASAAGLAMTAYLTDLIAAKRALPSPTETETAGSARGDLLHALAHADSAEEEPLTAPELLGMAFLLLVAGHETTANLISSAVNLLLRNPAQLAALRADWTLLEGTVEEAMRYEPPALAAAYRYPVTDVTIAGTTVPQGEPVVLSLAAANRDPAVFADPDRFDIHRDPATTRTHLSFGHGIHHCLGAPLARMESAIALRTLLEGLPDLALADPSAPPAWRPSLLRGLDRLAVTW